In a single window of the Streptomyces sp. NBC_00353 genome:
- a CDS encoding DUF4097 family beta strand repeat-containing protein encodes MPVSTWAITEPRKLTFDEPVTSLNVRIVNGTVNVVGTEEPTARLEVSGIEGPPLIVTQQGGTLSVAYEDLPWHNFLKWFDRKEWHRSAVVSLAVPAGSTVEVGVVGAGAFVSGIRGRTDVRGVSGDTTLVGLAGAVRADTVSGNVEAQAVTGNLRFKSVSGDLTVVEGAGASVRADSVSGDMVLDLDPTGKPTDIRLTTVSGEVAIRLPHPADARVEASTASGAVSNGFEDLLVSGQWGAKKITGTLGAGTGTLKATTVSGSIAVLRRPAAEEDPYDAEPTGKVL; translated from the coding sequence ATGCCTGTGTCGACGTGGGCCATCACCGAGCCTCGGAAGCTGACCTTCGACGAGCCGGTGACGTCGCTCAATGTGCGCATCGTCAACGGCACGGTCAATGTCGTGGGCACCGAGGAACCGACCGCCCGGCTGGAGGTCTCCGGGATCGAAGGCCCGCCGCTGATCGTGACGCAACAGGGCGGCACCCTCTCCGTCGCCTACGAGGACCTGCCCTGGCACAACTTCCTGAAGTGGTTCGACCGCAAGGAATGGCACCGCAGCGCGGTCGTCTCGCTCGCCGTGCCGGCCGGGTCGACGGTGGAGGTCGGCGTGGTCGGCGCCGGAGCGTTCGTCTCCGGCATCCGGGGGCGTACGGACGTGCGCGGCGTCAGCGGCGACACCACGCTCGTCGGCCTCGCCGGCGCGGTCCGGGCGGACACGGTCTCCGGCAATGTGGAGGCCCAGGCCGTCACCGGCAACCTCCGCTTCAAGTCGGTCTCGGGCGATCTGACGGTCGTCGAGGGCGCCGGGGCCTCCGTACGGGCCGATTCGGTCAGCGGCGACATGGTGCTGGACCTGGACCCGACCGGGAAGCCCACGGACATCCGGCTGACCACGGTCTCCGGCGAGGTGGCGATCCGGCTGCCGCACCCGGCGGACGCGAGGGTCGAGGCGAGCACGGCCAGCGGCGCCGTCTCCAACGGCTTCGAGGATCTGCTGGTCAGCGGCCAGTGGGGAGCGAAGAAGATCACCGGCACACTCGGCGCCGGGACGGGAACGCTGAAGGCCACGACCGTCTCGGGATCGATCGCCGTGCTCCGCCGCCCAGCTGCCGAGGAAGATCCGTACGACGCCGAGCCGACCGGAAAGGTGCTCTGA
- a CDS encoding PadR family transcriptional regulator, with protein MPPVFAHGRLRLYLLKLLDEAPRHGYEVIRLLEERFQGLYAPSAGTVYPRLAKLEAEGLVTHATEGGRKVYSITDAGRTELAGRTGELADLELEIRESVSELAAEMRDDVRGAAGKLRSEMRAAAGETRHTSAAGAGAKGDRGSPFGDFGDFGDNEAWRTAKEELRKAKQEWKEQARRAKDESRRAREEAQQARRQAKEAQDKAREQMQNAARQVQEHFARGDWPTGVREGLAEITGRLGGFASTGGWPPYIKPEPADVDPEWGKDTAGTGDPARDLDRLLDRFRDDIRDAARDRGVTEAQLTEARRHLSTAAAHIGALLRKDTGTKGTDAEGPDASG; from the coding sequence ATGCCACCCGTATTCGCCCATGGGCGCCTGCGCCTCTATCTGCTGAAGCTCCTGGACGAGGCCCCCCGCCACGGCTACGAGGTGATCCGGCTCCTGGAGGAACGCTTCCAGGGTCTGTACGCACCATCGGCCGGCACGGTCTATCCGCGGCTGGCCAAGCTGGAGGCCGAGGGCCTGGTCACGCATGCCACCGAGGGCGGTCGCAAGGTCTACTCGATCACCGACGCGGGCCGCACCGAACTGGCGGGCCGCACCGGCGAACTGGCCGATCTGGAGCTGGAGATCCGCGAATCGGTCTCCGAACTGGCCGCCGAGATGCGGGACGACGTGCGCGGCGCGGCGGGCAAACTGCGCAGCGAGATGCGGGCTGCGGCCGGCGAGACCCGGCACACGTCCGCCGCCGGGGCCGGTGCGAAGGGCGACCGGGGATCCCCGTTCGGCGACTTCGGCGACTTCGGCGACAACGAGGCGTGGCGCACCGCCAAGGAGGAGCTGCGCAAGGCCAAGCAGGAGTGGAAGGAGCAGGCCCGCCGGGCGAAGGACGAGTCGCGCCGCGCCCGCGAGGAGGCCCAGCAGGCCCGCCGCCAGGCCAAGGAGGCCCAGGACAAGGCGCGCGAGCAGATGCAGAACGCGGCCCGGCAGGTCCAGGAGCACTTCGCCCGGGGCGACTGGCCCACCGGCGTACGGGAAGGCCTGGCGGAGATCACCGGCCGCCTCGGCGGCTTCGCCTCGACAGGCGGCTGGCCCCCGTACATCAAGCCGGAACCGGCCGACGTGGACCCCGAATGGGGAAAGGACACGGCCGGCACGGGCGACCCGGCCCGCGATCTGGACCGTCTGCTGGACCGCTTCCGCGACGACATCCGCGACGCGGCCCGGGACCGGGGCGTGACGGAGGCCCAGCTGACGGAGGCCCGTCGCCATCTGTCGACGGCAGCGGCCCACATCGGCGCACTGCTGCGGAAGGACACCGGCACCAAGGGCACCGACGCCGAGGGCCCGGACGCCTCCGGGTGA
- a CDS encoding Clp protease N-terminal domain-containing protein: MFERFTADARAVVTGAVEQARRTGSRSVTEEHMLLALLDRPGGGRASFAATALGLTDRRASVEAALADAARRGGLTKADTDALAGIGIDVTEIVARIEGAHGEGALAGDRKDRRGRSGRPPFNRGAKTVLEKSLRIALGRGDRFIGEEHILLAFTVIPGVVADVLAEHGATHGTVTRALYGDGGAEGQAEAS, encoded by the coding sequence ATGTTCGAACGATTCACTGCCGATGCCCGTGCGGTTGTGACCGGGGCCGTGGAACAGGCCCGAAGGACGGGCTCCCGCTCCGTCACCGAGGAGCACATGCTGCTCGCTCTGCTGGATCGGCCGGGCGGCGGCCGGGCCTCCTTCGCCGCCACCGCGCTCGGCCTCACCGACCGTCGCGCATCGGTGGAGGCGGCGCTCGCCGACGCGGCCCGCCGTGGCGGTCTGACCAAGGCCGATACGGACGCACTCGCCGGTATCGGCATCGACGTGACGGAGATCGTCGCCCGGATCGAGGGCGCCCACGGCGAGGGTGCGCTGGCGGGCGACCGGAAGGACCGCCGGGGGCGGTCAGGGCGACCGCCCTTCAACCGTGGCGCGAAGACCGTCCTGGAGAAATCCCTGCGGATCGCGCTCGGGCGCGGCGACCGGTTCATCGGCGAGGAACACATCCTGCTGGCGTTCACCGTCATCCCCGGTGTGGTCGCCGATGTGCTGGCGGAGCACGGGGCGACGCACGGGACGGTGACGCGTGCGCTCTACGGGGACGGGGGAGCCGAGGGGCAGGCGGAGGCGAGCTGA
- a CDS encoding sigma factor-like helix-turn-helix DNA-binding protein, with amino-acid sequence MTEATDLAARAGDRDPRVGLRAVVALRRLLEQLEAVQVRSARVQGWSWQEIAAELGVSRQAVHKKYGRN; translated from the coding sequence ATGACCGAAGCAACGGATCTCGCCGCACGTGCGGGCGATCGTGACCCGCGCGTCGGGCTGCGGGCCGTCGTCGCGCTGCGGCGGCTGCTGGAGCAGCTCGAAGCCGTCCAAGTCAGAAGTGCCCGCGTCCAGGGCTGGTCGTGGCAGGAGATCGCCGCCGAACTGGGCGTCAGCCGACAGGCCGTGCACAAGAAGTACGGGAGGAATTGA
- a CDS encoding zinc-binding dehydrogenase has product MFAAYASRIDRDQPLNGLELGERPAPEARPGWTTVNVRAASLNHHDLWSLRGVGLAEDKLPMILGCDAAGIDEDGNEVVLHSVIGQTGHGVGPKEPRSILTERYQGTFAEQVTVPSWNVLPKPKELTFEQAACLPTAWLTAYRMLFTNAGVRPGDSVLVQGAGGGVATAAIVLGRAAGLRVYATSRDEAKRKRAVELGAIEAYEPGARLPQRVDAVIETVGAATWSHSVKSLRPGGTLVISGATSGDRPSHAELTRIFFLELKVVGSTMGSKDELEDLLAFCATTGVRPVIDEVLPLDRAREGFERLAAGDQFGKIVLTAS; this is encoded by the coding sequence ATGTTCGCCGCCTACGCATCCCGCATCGACCGCGACCAGCCCCTCAACGGCCTTGAGCTGGGCGAGCGCCCCGCCCCCGAGGCGCGTCCCGGCTGGACCACCGTCAACGTCCGTGCCGCCTCCCTCAACCATCACGATCTCTGGTCGCTCCGTGGTGTCGGCCTCGCCGAGGACAAGCTGCCGATGATCCTCGGCTGTGACGCCGCCGGCATCGACGAGGACGGCAACGAGGTCGTCCTGCACTCCGTCATCGGCCAGACCGGGCACGGCGTCGGCCCGAAGGAGCCCCGCTCCATCCTCACCGAGCGCTACCAGGGCACCTTCGCCGAGCAGGTGACCGTCCCCAGCTGGAACGTGCTGCCCAAGCCGAAGGAGCTCACGTTCGAGCAGGCCGCCTGTCTGCCGACCGCCTGGCTCACCGCGTACCGGATGCTGTTCACCAACGCCGGGGTGCGGCCCGGGGACTCGGTGCTCGTGCAGGGCGCGGGCGGCGGTGTCGCGACCGCCGCGATCGTCCTCGGTCGCGCCGCAGGCCTTCGGGTCTACGCAACCAGTCGCGATGAAGCCAAGCGCAAGCGGGCCGTCGAGCTCGGTGCGATCGAGGCGTACGAGCCGGGCGCGCGGCTGCCGCAGCGTGTCGACGCCGTCATCGAGACCGTCGGCGCCGCAACCTGGTCGCACTCGGTGAAGTCGCTGCGCCCCGGCGGCACCCTGGTCATCTCCGGTGCGACCAGCGGCGACCGTCCTTCGCACGCCGAGCTGACCCGGATCTTCTTCCTGGAGCTGAAGGTCGTCGGTTCGACGATGGGGTCCAAGGACGAGCTGGAGGACCTGCTGGCGTTCTGTGCGACGACCGGTGTGCGCCCCGTCATCGACGAGGTGCTGCCGTTGGACCGGGCCCGTGAGGGGTTCGAACGACTTGCCGCGGGCGACCAGTTCGGGAAGATCGTGCTCACCGCCTCCTGA
- a CDS encoding NAD(P)-dependent malic enzyme, whose protein sequence is MAAEIVNPRSDSNTDNSTDSATDEPFDPAFALHRGGKMAVQSTVPIRDKDDLSLAYTPGVAKVCSAIAANPELVHDYTWKSQVVAVVTDGTAVLGLGDIGPEASLPVMEGKAILFKQFGGVDAVPIALATTDADEIVETVVRLAPSFGGVNLEDISAPRCFEIERKLKERLDIPVFHDDQHGTAVVTLAALRNAAKLSGRTLGDLRGVISGAGAAGVAIAKFLLEAGLGDVAVADRKGVVSRDREDLTDVKRELAELTNRAGISGPLETALVGADVFIGVSGGTVPESAVASMAPGAFVFAMANPDPEVHPDIAHKYAAVVATGRSDYPNQINNVLAFPGIFAGALQVRASRITEGMKIAAANALADVVGDELAADYVIPSPFDERVAPAVTAAVAAAARAEGVARR, encoded by the coding sequence ATGGCAGCGGAGATCGTCAATCCTCGCAGCGACAGCAACACCGACAACAGCACCGACAGCGCCACCGATGAGCCGTTCGATCCGGCCTTCGCGCTTCACCGCGGCGGGAAGATGGCCGTGCAGTCCACCGTCCCGATCCGGGACAAGGACGACCTGTCCCTCGCGTACACGCCCGGCGTCGCCAAGGTGTGCAGCGCCATCGCCGCGAACCCCGAGCTGGTCCACGACTACACCTGGAAGTCGCAGGTCGTCGCCGTCGTGACGGACGGCACCGCGGTGCTCGGACTGGGCGACATCGGCCCCGAGGCATCCCTCCCGGTGATGGAGGGCAAGGCGATCCTCTTCAAGCAGTTCGGTGGCGTCGACGCCGTGCCGATCGCGCTCGCGACCACCGACGCGGACGAGATCGTCGAGACGGTCGTCCGCCTCGCGCCGTCCTTCGGAGGGGTGAACCTGGAGGACATCTCGGCGCCGCGCTGCTTCGAGATCGAGCGCAAGCTCAAGGAGCGGCTCGACATCCCGGTCTTCCATGACGACCAGCACGGCACCGCCGTCGTGACGCTGGCGGCCCTGCGGAACGCCGCGAAGCTGTCCGGGCGGACCCTCGGCGACCTGCGCGGTGTCATCTCCGGCGCCGGTGCGGCCGGAGTTGCCATTGCGAAGTTCCTGCTGGAGGCGGGGCTCGGGGACGTCGCCGTGGCCGACCGCAAGGGCGTCGTCAGCCGGGACCGTGAGGACCTGACGGACGTCAAGCGCGAACTCGCGGAGCTCACCAACAGGGCCGGCATCTCCGGACCGCTGGAGACCGCGCTGGTCGGTGCGGACGTCTTCATCGGTGTGTCCGGCGGTACGGTGCCGGAGTCGGCGGTCGCGTCGATGGCGCCCGGTGCGTTCGTCTTCGCCATGGCCAATCCGGACCCGGAGGTCCACCCCGACATCGCGCACAAGTACGCGGCCGTGGTGGCGACGGGGCGCTCCGACTACCCGAACCAGATCAACAACGTGCTGGCGTTCCCGGGCATCTTCGCGGGGGCGCTGCAGGTGCGGGCGTCCCGGATCACGGAGGGCATGAAGATTGCCGCCGCGAACGCGCTGGCGGATGTCGTGGGTGACGAGCTGGCCGCGGACTACGTGATTCCGTCACCGTTCGACGAGCGGGTCGCTCCGGCCGTGACCGCGGCGGTTGCCGCGGCGGCGCGCGCGGAGGGCGTGGCGCGACGCTGA
- a CDS encoding ABC transporter substrate-binding protein translates to MTARTTRRTTAKSRIAAVGAIAVAGTMLLTACGDQTKGGSTTADSTKSSTGASSPADLLPQDIKAKGVIKVGSDIAYPPVEFKDKSGKVVGIDPDLGAALGKELGVKFEFENGTFDTLISGLRAKRYQLAMSAMTDTKDRQEGIDSETKKKVGEGVDFVDYFTAGVSIYTKKGDDQGIKTWSDLCGKKIAVQRGTVSHDLAKAESKKCTGGKKIAIESYDTDLEAQTRLRSGGADAGSSDFPVAAYAVKTSGGGKDFQLVGEQVEAAPYGIAIAKGNDQLTKAVQAALNAIIKSGEYDKIIAKWGVEAGAVTEAKINGGS, encoded by the coding sequence ATGACCGCACGCACCACTCGTCGTACGACCGCGAAGTCCCGGATTGCTGCGGTCGGCGCCATCGCGGTCGCCGGCACCATGCTGCTGACCGCCTGCGGCGACCAGACCAAGGGCGGGTCGACGACGGCCGACTCGACGAAGAGCTCCACCGGCGCCTCCTCCCCCGCCGATCTCCTGCCGCAGGACATCAAGGCCAAGGGCGTCATCAAGGTCGGCTCGGACATCGCCTACCCGCCGGTCGAGTTCAAGGACAAGTCCGGCAAGGTCGTCGGCATCGACCCCGACCTCGGCGCCGCGCTCGGCAAGGAGCTCGGCGTGAAGTTCGAGTTCGAGAACGGCACCTTCGACACGCTGATCTCGGGTCTGCGCGCCAAGCGCTACCAGCTGGCGATGTCGGCGATGACCGACACCAAGGACCGCCAGGAGGGCATCGACTCCGAGACGAAGAAGAAGGTCGGCGAGGGCGTCGACTTCGTCGACTACTTCACCGCCGGTGTCTCGATCTACACCAAGAAGGGCGACGACCAGGGCATCAAGACGTGGTCGGACCTCTGCGGCAAGAAGATCGCCGTACAGCGCGGCACGGTTTCGCACGACCTCGCCAAGGCCGAGTCCAAGAAGTGCACCGGCGGCAAGAAGATCGCCATCGAGTCGTACGACACGGACCTGGAGGCCCAGACCCGGCTGCGCAGTGGTGGCGCCGACGCCGGTTCGTCCGACTTCCCGGTGGCCGCGTACGCGGTGAAGACCTCGGGCGGCGGCAAGGACTTCCAGCTCGTCGGTGAGCAGGTCGAGGCCGCCCCGTACGGCATCGCCATCGCCAAGGGCAACGACCAGCTCACCAAGGCCGTCCAGGCGGCCCTGAACGCGATCATCAAGAGCGGCGAGTACGACAAGATCATCGCCAAGTGGGGTGTCGAGGCCGGCGCCGTCACCGAGGCCAAGATCAACGGTGGATCCTGA
- a CDS encoding amino acid ABC transporter permease → MTDIEKTGPADKPPVPPTPAAGPEAIKAIPVRHYGRYVSAVVAIAALVALVYAFSQGKINWGAIPDYFFDDRIIRGVGQTLLLTALSMVIGIVGGILLAVMRLSRNPVTSSIAWFYIWFFRGTPVLVQLFVWFNLGLVFEYINLGPIYKDYWSSFMTPLLTALLGLGLNEAAYMAEICRAGLLSVDEGQTEASHALGMSHGKTLRRIVIPQAMRVIVPPTGNEVINMLKTTSLVSAVQFTELFRYAQDIGSSSGAPVEMYFLAAAWYLIMTSVLTVGQFYLERYYARGSSRSLPPTPMQKIRANLLSLGRPSGGMA, encoded by the coding sequence GTGACTGACATCGAGAAGACGGGCCCGGCCGACAAGCCGCCCGTGCCCCCCACTCCGGCGGCCGGACCGGAGGCGATCAAGGCCATCCCGGTCCGCCACTACGGCCGGTACGTCTCGGCGGTCGTCGCCATCGCCGCGCTCGTCGCGCTCGTCTACGCCTTCTCGCAAGGCAAGATCAACTGGGGCGCCATCCCCGACTACTTCTTCGACGACCGCATCATCAGGGGCGTCGGCCAGACTCTGCTGCTGACCGCCCTGTCGATGGTCATCGGCATCGTCGGCGGCATCCTCCTCGCCGTGATGCGACTGTCGCGGAACCCGGTGACCTCGTCGATCGCGTGGTTCTACATCTGGTTCTTCCGCGGCACCCCGGTCCTGGTCCAGCTGTTCGTCTGGTTCAACCTGGGTCTGGTCTTCGAGTACATCAACCTCGGGCCGATCTACAAGGACTACTGGTCGAGCTTCATGACGCCGCTGCTGACGGCGCTGCTCGGCCTGGGCCTCAACGAGGCCGCGTACATGGCGGAGATCTGCCGCGCCGGTCTGCTCTCGGTCGACGAGGGGCAGACGGAGGCATCGCACGCGCTCGGCATGAGTCACGGCAAGACGCTGCGACGCATCGTGATCCCGCAGGCCATGCGGGTGATCGTGCCGCCGACGGGCAACGAAGTCATCAACATGCTGAAGACGACGTCGCTCGTATCGGCCGTGCAGTTCACCGAACTGTTCCGGTACGCCCAGGACATCGGATCGTCGTCCGGAGCCCCGGTGGAGATGTACTTCCTCGCCGCGGCCTGGTATCTGATCATGACGTCCGTGCTGACCGTGGGCCAGTTCTATCTGGAGCGGTACTACGCGCGCGGTTCGAGCCGCAGCCTGCCGCCGACACCTATGCAGAAGATCCGGGCCAACCTGCTGTCCCTGGGACGCCCGTCGGGAGGCATGGCATGA
- a CDS encoding amino acid ABC transporter ATP-binding protein — protein MTAMVKAEGVHKSFGAAHILKGIDLEVAPREVFCLIGPSGSGKSTFLRCINHLEQINAGRLYVDGQLVGYRQKGDKLYELKDSEVALKRRDIGMVFQRFNLFPHMTAIENVMEAPVQVKGETKAVARARAERLLDRVGLGDKAKNYPSQLSGGQQQRVAIARALAMEPKLMLFDEPTSALDPELVGDVLDVMRGLAEDGMTMIVVTHEMGFAREVGDALVFMDDGVVVESGHPRDVLTNPQHDRTKSFLSKVL, from the coding sequence ATGACCGCCATGGTGAAGGCCGAGGGCGTCCACAAGTCCTTCGGCGCCGCGCACATCCTCAAGGGCATCGACCTGGAGGTCGCCCCGCGGGAGGTCTTCTGCCTGATCGGCCCGTCCGGTTCCGGCAAGTCGACGTTCCTGCGGTGCATCAACCACCTGGAGCAGATCAATGCCGGGCGGCTCTACGTCGACGGGCAGCTGGTGGGCTACCGCCAGAAGGGCGACAAGCTCTACGAGCTCAAGGACAGCGAGGTCGCCCTGAAGCGCCGCGACATCGGCATGGTCTTCCAGCGCTTCAACCTCTTCCCGCACATGACGGCCATCGAGAACGTCATGGAGGCACCCGTCCAGGTCAAGGGCGAGACGAAGGCCGTCGCCCGGGCCCGCGCCGAGCGGCTCCTGGACCGGGTCGGCCTGGGCGACAAGGCGAAGAACTACCCGTCGCAGCTCTCCGGCGGCCAGCAGCAGCGGGTGGCCATCGCCCGCGCCCTGGCCATGGAGCCGAAGCTGATGCTCTTCGACGAGCCGACGTCGGCGCTCGACCCGGAGCTGGTCGGCGACGTCCTGGACGTCATGCGCGGCCTCGCCGAGGACGGCATGACGATGATCGTCGTGACCCACGAGATGGGCTTCGCCCGTGAGGTCGGCGATGCGCTGGTCTTCATGGACGACGGTGTGGTGGTCGAGTCGGGCCACCCGCGCGACGTACTGACCAACCCGCAGCACGACCGGACGAAGTCGTTCCTGTCGAAGGTGCTGTAG
- a CDS encoding SigE family RNA polymerase sigma factor, translating into MRIDDDAALHAFVEGRRTALFRSAYLLCGDRHEAEDLVQSTLVKVVLGGRRYGRLDNIEAYARKTLVNTFIAARRRFWRREQAYGELPDRAGDSPDTDTGLAVRAALARLTAKQRAVLVLRYWEDLSVEATAELLGMRENTVKSHTARGLAALRAEMAEELV; encoded by the coding sequence ATGCGGATCGATGACGATGCCGCGCTGCACGCCTTCGTCGAAGGCAGGCGTACGGCACTGTTCCGCAGCGCCTATCTGCTCTGCGGCGACCGGCACGAGGCCGAGGATCTGGTCCAGTCGACACTCGTGAAGGTCGTCCTCGGCGGACGGCGGTACGGACGGCTCGACAACATCGAGGCGTACGCGCGCAAGACCCTGGTCAACACCTTCATCGCCGCCCGCCGCCGCTTCTGGCGGCGCGAGCAGGCGTACGGCGAACTGCCCGACCGCGCGGGCGACTCGCCCGACACGGACACCGGCCTTGCGGTGCGGGCGGCCCTCGCCCGGCTCACGGCCAAACAGCGTGCCGTGCTGGTGCTGCGCTACTGGGAGGACCTGAGCGTCGAGGCCACGGCCGAGCTGCTCGGGATGCGGGAGAACACGGTCAAGAGCCATACGGCTCGGGGGTTGGCGGCGCTGCGCGCCGAGATGGCGGAGGAACTCGTATGA
- a CDS encoding class I SAM-dependent methyltransferase, which produces MTETAAGTDWQAWQQSWDRQQEWYMPDREERFRVMLDMVEAVAGPEPRVLDLACGTGSITDRLLKRFPEATSTGVDLDPALLAIARGSFAGDERATFVTADLKDPEWVERLPHDTCDAVLTATALHWLHSEALTTLYGQLAGLVRDGGVFMNADRMIDTATPRINAAERAHRHAAMDRAKAAGALDWTDWWALAAEDPVLAAPTAERYKIYGEHADGDMPSAQWHAETLRAAGFGEARAVWASPSDALVLAVK; this is translated from the coding sequence GTGACGGAGACAGCAGCGGGCACCGACTGGCAGGCCTGGCAGCAGAGCTGGGACCGGCAGCAGGAGTGGTACATGCCCGACCGTGAGGAGCGGTTCCGGGTGATGCTGGACATGGTCGAGGCCGTGGCGGGGCCCGAACCACGGGTGCTCGACCTCGCGTGCGGTACGGGAAGTATTACGGACCGGCTGCTCAAGCGGTTCCCCGAGGCCACCAGTACCGGCGTCGACCTCGACCCCGCGCTGCTCGCCATCGCCCGCGGTTCCTTCGCCGGCGACGAGCGCGCCACCTTCGTCACCGCAGATCTCAAGGACCCTGAGTGGGTGGAGCGGCTGCCGCACGACACGTGCGACGCCGTCCTCACCGCCACCGCCCTGCACTGGCTGCACAGCGAAGCGCTCACCACGCTCTACGGGCAACTCGCCGGGCTCGTCCGGGACGGCGGGGTGTTCATGAATGCCGACCGCATGATCGACACCGCGACCCCCCGGATCAACGCGGCCGAACGCGCCCACCGGCACGCCGCCATGGACCGCGCCAAGGCTGCGGGCGCCCTCGACTGGACGGACTGGTGGGCCCTCGCCGCCGAGGACCCGGTCCTCGCTGCACCGACCGCCGAACGGTACAAGATCTACGGCGAGCATGCGGACGGCGACATGCCGTCCGCCCAGTGGCACGCAGAGACGCTGCGCGCCGCCGGCTTCGGCGAGGCGCGGGCCGTCTGGGCCTCGCCCTCGGACGCCCTGGTCCTCGCCGTGAAGTAG
- a CDS encoding CGNR zinc finger domain-containing protein, whose translation MELAYYSDYAVRLVNTEEPARNKDVLTSVEAVRELFGANAQAARRATDADVTRFRSVRARLRAVFEAADSGDETLAVDLLNSLLLEFPVSPQISGHDTRDEDGKPDWHMHLADHPSNATAGYTAIAAMGLAFHLTSYGVDRLGLCEAAPCRNAYLDTSTNRSRRYCSDRCATRANVAAYRARKRLEAERTADTGRSAVTAQPSTPSTDF comes from the coding sequence GTGGAACTGGCCTATTACTCGGACTATGCGGTGCGCCTGGTCAACACCGAGGAGCCGGCCCGCAACAAGGACGTCCTCACCTCCGTCGAGGCGGTCCGCGAGCTGTTCGGCGCCAATGCGCAGGCCGCGAGGCGCGCCACCGACGCGGACGTGACCCGCTTCCGGTCGGTACGGGCACGGCTGCGCGCCGTCTTCGAAGCGGCCGACAGCGGCGACGAGACGCTCGCCGTCGACCTGCTGAACTCGCTGCTGCTGGAGTTCCCGGTCAGCCCGCAGATCTCCGGCCACGACACCCGTGACGAGGACGGCAAACCGGACTGGCACATGCACCTGGCCGACCACCCGTCGAACGCGACGGCCGGATACACCGCCATCGCGGCGATGGGGCTCGCCTTCCACCTCACGTCCTACGGCGTGGACCGGCTCGGCCTTTGCGAGGCGGCACCGTGCCGCAACGCGTATCTCGACACCTCGACCAACCGGTCCCGCCGCTACTGCTCGGACCGCTGCGCGACCCGCGCCAATGTGGCCGCCTACCGGGCCCGCAAACGTCTGGAGGCGGAGCGCACGGCCGACACCGGCCGCAGCGCGGTCACAGCCCAGCCCAGCACCCCGAGCACCGACTTCTGA
- the sodX gene encoding nickel-type superoxide dismutase maturation protease: protein MPEGPELTQEATRGLAARVPFQVVEVTGPSMVPTLHHGDWLLVQYGAPVRPGDVVILRHPFQQDLLVVKRAVERRAGGWWVLGDNTFAGGDSTDYGTVPEELVLARVRVRYRPLRKDQKSVLGVLGWAVTALRPVSAVRSASRRLRAR, encoded by the coding sequence ATGCCGGAGGGGCCGGAGCTGACACAGGAGGCCACGCGCGGGCTGGCGGCGCGAGTGCCGTTCCAGGTGGTGGAGGTGACGGGGCCTTCGATGGTGCCCACGCTGCACCACGGGGACTGGCTGCTCGTGCAGTACGGTGCGCCGGTGCGCCCGGGTGACGTGGTGATTCTGCGCCATCCGTTCCAGCAGGACCTGTTGGTCGTCAAACGGGCCGTCGAGCGCCGTGCGGGCGGCTGGTGGGTGCTGGGCGACAACACGTTCGCGGGCGGGGACAGCACGGATTACGGGACGGTGCCCGAGGAGCTGGTGCTGGCCAGGGTCCGGGTCCGCTACCGGCCGCTGAGGAAGGATCAGAAGTCGGTGCTCGGGGTGCTGGGCTGGGCTGTGACCGCGCTGCGGCCGGTGTCGGCCGTGCGCTCCGCCTCCAGACGTTTGCGGGCCCGGTAG
- the sodN gene encoding superoxide dismutase, Ni, producing the protein MLSRLFAPKVKVSAHCDLPCGVYDPAQARIEAESVKAVQEKFQANEDPHFRARAVVIKEQRAELAKHHISVLWSDYFKPPHFEKYPELHQLVNDALKALSAAKASTDPATGQKALDYIAEIDKIFWETKKA; encoded by the coding sequence ATGCTTTCCCGCCTGTTTGCCCCCAAGGTGAAGGTCAGCGCCCACTGCGACCTGCCCTGCGGCGTGTACGACCCGGCCCAGGCCCGCATCGAGGCGGAGTCCGTCAAGGCCGTCCAGGAGAAGTTCCAGGCCAACGAGGACCCGCACTTCCGGGCCCGCGCGGTGGTCATCAAGGAGCAGCGCGCCGAGCTCGCGAAGCACCACATCTCGGTGCTGTGGAGCGACTACTTCAAGCCCCCGCACTTCGAGAAGTACCCGGAGCTGCACCAGCTGGTCAACGACGCCCTGAAGGCGCTGTCGGCCGCGAAGGCCTCCACCGACCCGGCGACGGGCCAGAAGGCGCTGGACTACATCGCCGAGATCGACAAGATCTTCTGGGAGACCAAGAAGGCTTGA